In the Gracilimonas sp. genome, TTGGCTTCTGCACTCATCACTACCTGAAGATAGTCCTCAAGCCTGGGGATCACTTCCGATAAAAGCTCGCCAGCTTTCTCATCATCCCCCTTCTGGAGCGCTTCTACTAATTCCGAATAATCAACTCTGAGTTGTGCCAAACTAACCAACCACTAATTAAAATTTTCAGCACCATTTGTGCTTTTCTAAAACGCAATAATCTGTTGTAGACTATCACACCTTATAATCTGTCAAAATGTTAACAGCTTCAATAATAAGTGATTTTTTTTGAATTATTAATCCTTTTTAATCTTTTAGTGGCGGCTATAAATATTAAAATTTAGATTAGATGTGTAACAAATAGCTTAAAAAACACTCTTATACTGGAGTATAAGTATGCTTTTAAATAAAAATATTGACCTTTATAAAAATTGTAACAAATCAAGCTTAAAGTACTCTTGTACTTAACCCAAAATTTAATCTTAAAACCATTATATCCATGAAATCTCTTAAATCTCTTTTCGCCCTGATTGCTATCGTTTCTCTTTCTTTCGGATGTGCTTCGGTGACCGATGCTTCCCTCAACGATGAGCTGACCAGCGAACCTGCTGTCGAAACCACCACAACCGGCAACGGCGTATTCTCCGGCGGCAATGACGTGAAGCCTATTCTTGAAAAACCCTGGTAGTCACGACCTCAACAACCACTTAACTCAATCAACTACAAATCTATTACTATCATGAAATCTCTTAAATCTCTTTTCGCCCTGATTGCTATCGTTTCTCTTTCTTTCGGATGTGCTTCGGTGACCGATGCCTCCCTCAACGATGAGCTGACCAGCGAACCTGCTGTCGAAACCACCACAACCGGCAACGGCGTATTCTCCGGCGGCAATGATGTGAAGCCTATTCTTGAAAAACCTTGGTAATAAACAGGATTTCCTTACCTTAATACCTCATTCAGATGATTAGTTGTGATCCTACTTTATATAATATTTTTTGCTTTTTCATCTCCAGATACTGCCTATGTTGAAAAAACCCAACAACAGGTAAGTCGTTATGTATCCAATTTACAGGAAGGACATCAAATAAGTTTAAGCAGTTGGGCCATTTATGAGATTGCATCACAGAATTGCAAGGGGCTTAAAATTGTACAATCATATATACATGAGATACCTAAACAATCGGGTTTTTACAAAGATATAAACTGTGATTCATTAGACGAGCTGAGTGCTAATGCCAACGGGATCTCATTCTGGGACAAAAACGTCTCAACTCTTTACAATCAAATTATAGAAAGTGAGGATACAGTTTCTACAAGCATTCTAGGATATGATGAATATCCATTGATACATTTTCATATGCTGATGGGAAATAATCCGTTTAAGTATTACTCCCGAAATTATTTAGAGAAAGCATTAAAAAGCTGGACAAGTTATATAAATTCAGAAAATGAGAACGGTGGCTTTGAATATGCCATTATACTTTCCAATGTTATCAGGGTAGCTTATGTACTCGATGAATATAATATTATACAAGAAAATTACACTCTATTTGTCAACCAAAATTGGTTGCCAAATTCAATTTACAGGCTAAAGCTTTTGGGAGCTTTTGAATATACGTTTTATATCCATGGGCAATACGATAAATCACTACAGGTACAAAGAAACCATACATTGCCTCTTGCTAAGTTTATTGGGAATAATAATGAAATCAATTCTATAAAAAGTAGGCAAGGCGTTTATTTATTCTCCTTAGGGAAATATCAAGACTCAAAAAAAATTTATGAAGATCTATACAATGAGTCAGAGACTTTAGAAGAACAGTACTCTCTTTTCACAAACCTAGGGGCTACTTACCAAAAACTTGGGCAATCTAATAAATACATTTCTTTCCAGTTACGCGCACTGGAGCAAGACATAAAACAATATACCAGCCTGCTCAGTATTTATCGAAACCTCTTTATTTATTATACATCGATAAAAGATGTCAATACTGCGATGAATTATATCGAACAAGCAAGAGAGGTAGCTTTACAAAATTCTGATACAACAGAATTAGCTCTAATTAATTCTTATTTGGGTAGTTTTTACTGGACAAATTATAAAGATGCTGAAATGGCTTTAGCTAATTTAAATTCAGCAGCACAAATATTATCCCCGGAGCGAAATTACGATACGTATATTGATCTTCTGATAGAAAAAGGCGTTATACTCAGCAAAACAGACTCACTTCCTGAGGCAAGAAAAGTCTTTCAGAAAATAAAAGAGCTAACCCTATCTCGCTCTAATACTCCTGACTACCTTGATGCAGTTATTAACCTTACCGCATTAGACTTAAAACAACATAAATTATCTGAAGCTGGTAATAAGCTTGAGGAAATTACGCTTTATTCTCTTGACGACCTTGACTTTCAATTATCTGTAAAATATCAAACTATAAAAACGGACTATCTTAGCTTAACTGGAAATGATAGAGCTGCAATAGATAATTTGTTACCCATTATTGATCAGGTTATTGATCGCGCTAAGAATAATACTGACTCTCAGGAGGGCTATTGGTCTGTCGAAGATGAATATCTGGATGCTTTCGAGTTAATTGTTGAACTTCTTATTGAGAATAACAGAAATGCAGAAGCACTTTCTATTCTAGATCGTCTTAAAACAATCAATGATGCTACGCTTTATAACAGTCCTCTAGTGAAAGCGGCTAAGCTAACTGAAGAAGAATTGGCAGAAGAAAAAAGACTGAATCAACGAATCCAGTCTCTTAGAAAAAAATACTTAAATGCAGGTGAGGAAGAGAGGTTTCAAATAAAAACAGAAATCGATCGTATTTCCGCGACAAGAGAGCAAATTTTAGCACAGGTTAATTTAGCTAAAGAAGAACCACTACCTCCTATTTGGTCGATACAACGATCTCTGAACGAAAATGAGCTGTTGCTACATTTCACAGAAGTAGGTTCAAAGTTATACGTTAGTTATCTGACATCTTCTGATATTAGTATAAAATATTATGCCTTTGACAAGGAACGTCAGGCAGTTTTCACCCAGATTGGAGATCATCTTGCATCGGG is a window encoding:
- a CDS encoding CHAT domain-containing protein; the encoded protein is MILLYIIFFAFSSPDTAYVEKTQQQVSRYVSNLQEGHQISLSSWAIYEIASQNCKGLKIVQSYIHEIPKQSGFYKDINCDSLDELSANANGISFWDKNVSTLYNQIIESEDTVSTSILGYDEYPLIHFHMLMGNNPFKYYSRNYLEKALKSWTSYINSENENGGFEYAIILSNVIRVAYVLDEYNIIQENYTLFVNQNWLPNSIYRLKLLGAFEYTFYIHGQYDKSLQVQRNHTLPLAKFIGNNNEINSIKSRQGVYLFSLGKYQDSKKIYEDLYNESETLEEQYSLFTNLGATYQKLGQSNKYISFQLRALEQDIKQYTSLLSIYRNLFIYYTSIKDVNTAMNYIEQAREVALQNSDTTELALINSYLGSFYWTNYKDAEMALANLNSAAQILSPERNYDTYIDLLIEKGVILSKTDSLPEARKVFQKIKELTLSRSNTPDYLDAVINLTALDLKQHKLSEAGNKLEEITLYSLDDLDFQLSVKYQTIKTDYLSLTGNDRAAIDNLLPIIDQVIDRAKNNTDSQEGYWSVEDEYLDAFELIVELLIENNRNAEALSILDRLKTINDATLYNSPLVKAAKLTEEELAEEKRLNQRIQSLRKKYLNAGEEERFQIKTEIDRISATREQILAQVNLAKEEPLPPIWSIQRSLNENELLLHFTEVGSKLYVSYLTSSDISIKYYAFDKERQAVFTQIGDHLASGKTNLFELYDLYEILELKEIPKNIHQVSVIPDNYLYRIPLEVLPTERPDSPVSFGSSHYLIEDYHFRYFTSLKEFDRNRRSFTTSTESDFTGFAISDFQNFSGTNLPSLPYATVETNNISSALSSFKNKKVFTGDAATKNIFKQKVGTSRLVHVATHSEVSEQDPLFSTIYLKNSTDSDTLQSDQALYAYELFDTPLNSEFIMLNSCSSGSGNYIQGSGIMGISRALRYAGAKSLALNLWSVNDKVASEFATDFYDYLNKGETKSEAIRNAKLNQLKRANANPHFWGAYMMIGNPSPVTGKSANTALMFSLLAMTMLLTGFITYRKEKE